From the genome of Hemiscyllium ocellatum isolate sHemOce1 chromosome 11, sHemOce1.pat.X.cur, whole genome shotgun sequence:
cagaattgatgttttgagtccaaagccgcctcttcagaactgaatgagACTGGGCAATTTTTTATGCTATTGCTAAAATGAGAGAAGGAGCGAGTAGAAAAGCTGGCTCCCAGATCAAAAGTCAAAGGGAATGCCAGTGGTAGAAAAAGAGAAATCCAAATACAAGATAAGTGGTAATGATCGGTGTGAATATTCAAAAAAAGTTCGGTTTTTCTCAGAGCAAATCAATGCAAATTAGACATTTGGAGTGGATCATGGGGAGAAGATGTAATtgtaagggcggcacggtggcacagtggttagcactgctgcctcacagcgcctgtagacccgggttcaattcccgactcaggcgactgactgtgtggagtttgcacgttctccccgtgtctgcgtgggtttcctccgggtgctccggtttcctcccacagtccaaagatgtgcgggtcaggtgaattggccaagctaaattgcccgtagtgttaggtaagggataaatgtaggggtatgggtgggttgcgcttcggcgggtcggtgtggacttgttgggccgaagggcctgtttccacactgtaagtctaagtctaaacaCTGTTTATTCTCTGAAGTAGTTGGACTCAGAGTCCTGGAGGCTGTAAGATGCAGAAAGTTATGATATTGTTACTCTAGCttgcattgattagattagattccctacagtttggaaacaggcccttcagcccaataagtccacagcgaccctcctaagagtaactcacccagacccatttccctctgactaatgcacctaacacgatgggcaatttagcatgaccaattcacctggcctgcacatctttggactgtgggaggaaaccgtagcacccggaggaaacccacgcagacacaaggcgaatgtgcaaactccacacagacagtcatccgaggctggaatcgaacctgagactctggtgctgtgaggcagcagtactagccactgtgACACTCCCTGGTACACAACAACAGGCCTAGGATAGAAATGTTGGCCTGGGAGCAAGATGGTGTATTGAAATGGTAAGCAACGGGAAAGTTGGATCATTTTTACAGACAGACTTTAAATGATCTGAAaagtagtcacccagtctgtATTTTGGTTTTGTCAATGTAAAGAATTGTGAAGGATTAACTTTGGttgcagagactggtggggtgaaagtgaggacaggGGTAACTCTACTGTTCTGGAAGGGAGGGAAAGGGTGATGGTAGAAATGGGTTGGACATGGCTAACATCCCGTCTTCAGTTGAGGtgtcaaaaaaaaaacatgttaagGGCACTCCTATGGAAAGTGACATTATCAGAAGAAATGCagtagagaaagagaaacaagaaGAATGGAATGGAAACCTTGCAGGAAGCAGGCTGAGAGAAAGTGTAGTCAATGTAACTAATATAGGAGTCAATGGAATTGTAATGGATACTGGTGAACAGTGTATctgcagaaatggaaacagaaaagtCAAGTAAGGGAAGACTCAGAGGTGAAACAGGTGAACgtgagaggagagtggaaatTGGGGACAAAATTAATTCATTTTGCCAATTCTGGATGAGACCAGGAAGCAACCAGAAAAAGAGTTATGAGGTGGCCTGAGTAACACTGGAACAAGGATGGTACCACATACCCTACAAAGAGGCAGCACAGCTGACACCCATGTGGGTACCCATAGACATATCTTTGACTTGGAGGAACTGGAATGAGTCAAAGGTGAAATTGTTCAATGTAACAATGAGCTCAGCTGGATGATAGAGAGTGGTGCAGGATGTAGAGTTTTTGAACTCCTTTCAAGGAAGAAATGCAGACCCTCTAGGTCATTGTGATGAGTATCCtatttccttctttctctcacCTTCATTTGATCCATTTTCAGATTCTACAGTGACCACTTTGTGGAACACCTTTACTCTGTCTGCGAGAATGACTCTGACGCTGGCCTTCCAGCTGCTGGCCATTTCAATACAATCTTGTTCTCATGTCAGCAATTCCATCCTTGGCCTGTTGGAGTGCTCTAGTGAAGTGTAAaacaagctggaggaacagcacacTGCAATGAGACACTTCACAATGTccaagactcaacattgagttcagcaATTTCAGAACAAGAACAGTATTCCTTGTGATTataccccccccccactctctttgaTTATTCACACCTATGATTAACACTATTTTGCATTTCGATTTCTCCTTTACAACAATTAGCATTCCCCACGTATTTTGCATTGGGCTCCATCCTCCATCTATCTGTTCCACGTGCTCTATTGTTTCAGTTTCTTTCGGCTCTAAAGAAGAATCATTGGACATGAAATGTAAACTCGCTATCCAGAGATATTGCCAGACTTGTTGGGTTTCTCTAATACTTGATACAATGGACAGGAAACCCTCCTTTTGCGCTATAACATTTGTGTGATTCTATGAGTCAGTTTTTATTACCTTTCACTATACTTTGTCTAAAATAATTGTCAGTGGGACTATTCCGCTTAGGAAACCTtttcggcatggatgaattggatgaaagggtctatttctgtgctatctGACATTATGACTCTAAGAGTGGAACCAGGCAAATGCTTCCTACTTCTGTGAACTAATAATCATTAAAGTTACAAATGATATTTAATACAACTTTTATTTTGGTACTGAGATAGGAGCAACAACCTGATTGGAGGAATTTGCAGGAAAGTTTGGCATTGATTTATGAGGAGACAGCAAATTCTAGGACTTTGAAGACAAGGGGTCAGTGCCTGAGGACAAAATATTCACAACAATATTAACTACCATTGGAGCCAGGAAGGGAGGTAGGGTAGCCAATTAGTAGGAATAGAATTCAAGGAGAAAGAAATTTACAGCTTTTGGAGAAGGTAAGAACAAGGGGATATGGAGACAAATTATCAAAAGCTTAGTCGAAGAGGTAAACTTTAAAGAGTGTCTTAAATTAGAGAGAAGTGGTTCACAAggggaattccagagctgagggCCCTGGACAGTGGAAGAGATGGTCATGAGTGGTGGAACAATTTAAATTGGAAATGTGCTAGAGGCCACAGTTGATTATAATGCAGAGATCTGGGATGATTGTAGGCCTGGAGGAGCTaatagaaatagagaggggggCTGAGTTATGATGAACTCAGGTTTATCAAGGAAAATGGTGGTGAGACTGGTCAGGAGAACATTTGGAATAGTCAAATTTAGTGTTACAAATATATGATTAAGGGTTCAAGAGCAGCTGAGTTTAGTCAATCAGACGATACCATAGATGGGAAAGCAACTAGTCTTATCGATGGTTCAGATATACAGCTGTTAGCACAGCTCACAGGCTAAATTTGGATTTTTATTTGCTAAGTCTGATAAGACCCCCTTTTTGGTTTGACCTTGCTCCAGAACACCATCTTGAATACACTCAAAATAATCACTACCTTCTGACACAAGCTACTTTATCCTTCCAGAGCAATTTCAACCTGAGCTATTGCtgacatagctgcaaatgtgttgctggtcaaagcacagcaggccaggcagcatctcaggaatagatgctgcctggcctgctgtgctttgaccagcaacacatttgcagctgtgatctccagcatctgcagacctcattttttactcgaagattattGCTGACATAGGACTAGTTAGTGGATGTGGTCCAGGAAACTTCATGCTTCGCCTAACCAGTGCTTAAGTTAATTTCTGATTTCTTGATAATAGAGTATTGATGGAATTTTTCTTGGAATTAAACATTCCTGAGTTGAGTCAGAATATGGATTAAGCAGTGACATTAGATGACACAGTACAAAGTATTCTCTGAGGGTAATATCCTTAAGTCAAGCATATTCACAAAACATACACTGGAATTTGTAGTTTTATGCTGGTGTATAGTGTTGTCAAACTTCTGCAATATGACAGCAAGTGTGAAAAACTTTCCCCTGTAATTCAACAAGCACACCATTCATTGCCTCAAACAAGCAATTTGGGGCACATGACCAGGGAAATTGTAAACTTGCTCCTGTGTACAGCAAATTAAATGGCCAAGCCTAACCTTTTCCTTTCCAGTTGGtcctttctctccttctccaaAGGTACTGGTCTTTGTACTTCTTGAATTACTTCGCTTATGGAGATTTTTGTATAAAGCTGAGGGTGGAATGTAGATTACTGAACCGCTGAGGATATCGTAACCATGCCTCATCTCATTCTCAGTTCATGTCTGAACATTTACACTATCAGTAGGGATCATCGAATTGTGAACCAAGATTAGGAAGTCTAGATAATTTTCACCTCTGCCTCCTATTTCAGAGTGCTAAAGCTAATTGTTGTGTACCATGTGCCACTCTAGCTGAGAGCAGATAAACAATACAAAATGGAAGATTAAACTTGACGTCCTTTTGAATTTTTTCTTCATTTGTGATATGCGGGTGCTGGTGCCAAGACAGGAATTTATTGCACATCTCGAATTGCTATTGAGATTATTGCCCATTTGTAATTGCTGTTGTAATGTGTCTTCTTGGCAATGGAATACTTATTAGGTGATTTTGGAGGGCAGTGAACTATGTTGCTGTGAGTTCAGTAGGTCAGATCAGGCAaagcagcagatttcctttctaaaACTATTATAGTGTATCAGATGGATTTTTAGTAACCATTTGGTCACCATTTTTGTTTAGAttaatttgaattgaaatttctCAGCAACAGTGGTGGTATATGAACTCCTTTTATTAATCCAGGCCTCTAGTATACCTAATCACTTTCTGAATGACTGGCACAGCCCatttttccccttctctcttgtaCCAGTATATGCGAATTTATACTCTTGAAAGCAGCCAGTGGAGGAAGATCCAAACAATTCTTGCAGTATGAAAATATGTTTTCAGCAGCCTTGGAGAGGAATGACTTTTTCTTTGCTCACCTGCAGGGTGTATCTAAGTTTTTCTTCAAGTGTACTTAGTGTTAATCCCTCAGATCAGGAACCTGTATGGCTTTAGGTTTGCTAGTGTGGACAAGACATTTAAGTAAAATGTACAGAATATTAGCTGTGGGACATTTTTTGATCTGTTAAATGATGAAGTAATTAATAATGGTAATGTGAATTTGATAAAATTGAGGATTCGTTTCAAATGTaaactttttctctttttttaaaagatggcGTTCTGGAAGGAATATACCAGCAGTTTGTACACAACGCCCAGCAACAACTCTGGCCTGCGTGTGGAACGCACTGATGCAATCTATGTTGTCGTTCCTCTCCTGGGTGTAGCATTATTAATTGTTATTGCACTTTTTGTGATATGGAGGTGTCAGCTGCAAAAGGCAACTCGACGCCGTCCAACGTACTCTCAGAGCAGGTACCTGACAAGCCGCACGACACGGAGCCTGCCTCGAGTCCTTGTGCATCGGGAAACGTCACACGCTCAGACAGACACATCTCATCATGAGCAGAGCAGCAGACCTCCTTTAGACCGCAGTGAGCCCAGTGGCCCACCATCAAACAGAACTCTTTATGCACAGGAACAATCTGCATCAGTCTCTTCTAGACTGtccaatgccactcccccaccttcctATGAAGAGGTCACTGGACATGTGGAAAGCAGTGGGGAGGAGACAAGCACACCATACAGTGACCCACCTCCAAAATATGAAGAGATTGTAAGAGTGCATCCTGCTGTATCATCCCAGAACACCACTAATAAGTAATTTGCTGGGCATTTGAGAGAACTGAATCAGTGATGATAGCATGTTGATGTGAGTGACCTCCTGCTTTCAGACAACAGTCTCTACCTGCAGTTACTTGAGTAAAATTGACTTCCAGAAAACATGCAAGTATCCAGGTCAGGTGATCCACTCAAGTAAAGCAAACTTTTAATTAGCTGAGGAAGCCAATGAAAATCAGTGACTTTTTGAAACAAAATTGGGTTGTGCTTTCTCAATCTGGGAGGTTTGTCTGTGTAGAGACACGGGAATCAATTTACCCAGCAATTCATTTATGCAGGATAAAGGAGGTGTTTTGCCCTCTTAAGTGCATGAAAATACCCCAACTGTAGCCAAACtaaattggaaaaataggctgAATCAGCAGTGTGACACCATGTTACGACTGTAGTGATGGAAATTGCCAAATTGGTAATTGTTACATGAGATCCTATTTCTTTAATAATACAGCACCACTGCCGATTGTGTCATATTTTCACATTACTCACAAGGCTTGTACACAAGCATGAAGAGTAAATGCTATTAGAGTCTTAAGAAAATGCAGTGGCCTTGATCAGTCCTTTGTTTGGGATCTGCAATGTATTTTAGTTTAAGCACAGAAGAGAAGGTATGCCTTATAAGCAGACTTCTGCTTCCTCAGTTTATACTTGAAATAAACTTCAGGGAATGGGACAAAATTCATGTTATTGGTTAAGAAATCTTCTGCAGGCACATAGTGTAAAGTGACAACCCGCAATGCCACACTTGGGGAAGTTTTGTCCAATATCCCTGTTCTTTGCTCTGATCAGCTGGTTTGAAATtcagaataatttttaaaaatcctgacgACTGCCTGATAATACACAGCTAAATTTGTGCTCATGTAGGCTGCATATTTACCAGTCTGACAGGGATAAGTGCTTGCTGGGATAATTGATGTTATTTGGAAAATTTCTAATGAATATGAAACTTAAATATTAATAGTATATTATTACTTATTTATCAAAATGGGAATTGATCTCTATATCATTTTGTTctgcatttttattgaattttgaaaaaaaaactgaaagtgtGAGTGTCTGCTTATTAAGCATTGAGGAAATAGAAATGGATGATTGCATGTTTCACAAAGGTGATATTGAAATTCtgtacaattttttttgttgttgaagaGTGAAAACAAATAGTCATAACCATCTTCACTGATCCAGGAATCCTAATTGATCCTCTAGACTCTTTCAGAGATTGAAATTTCACATGGTAATGTGCCAACAAAATGTGTCATATCATTTTGGGTCAGTAAATTATGTTTACTGAAGAATTAGTAAAGCACTACAGTTTACTTTAGTGATTGGATAAAGATTttaccactttttttttgttactgaATCTCTCAGATGTTAGGTGGGAAATCTACATGAAGGTAAGTTAAATCCTTCAATCGGTGATTTATAGTCATGTAAAATCTGGCTTCAAAATAACTGGAAAGATCTGGACTTTGTATCATGACTGCAATTTAATAAAAAGCCTCCTCCCATTCAGTAAGGATTCGATTGGAGAAGCTTCTTGCCGTCCAAATGTAGTGGACCTTGGATTCGTCCATGGGATTTTACCACCTTTAGAAACTGTTCAGCAATTGAACTAACAGCTGTTTTCTAGCATTCTTGATAAGGTGGTCTGATTGATTCTAGGAATGCATTGTTTTGGATCAATCATAATGACAAAACTAGTAATTTGACTTTCTCGTTAAAATTCTTATCTGTGTTTAAATCACTTTTTGCCTGACCAGTCCTACCTTGGAAACGAATTCTGGAAGCCTATTCTGTCTACCTTTCCAATTTATATGAATCCTTTCTTGACTGATTCCCTTTACTGGGGAGGAGTACCTTTAGTAGTCAAGCTCCAGTGGTTTGGAGgaatgccctccccctctctctctttttttggaGATGCATTCCTCAAAACTCAGCCCTTTGTCAAAGTTTTTAGTCACTCCTctttctccgccccccccccccccccccccccccccaacacacacacacacacacacacacacacacacacacacacacgtttctCATTCGTCTTGACATTCCCAGTTCGTCTGTTTACATTATTGTGAAGTACCTGGCTTTTTTCTTTGGGTTAAAAAGATGATTCAGTTGTTGTATTTGTAAGGGTACATCATGTAGTGTACTTCATTTAGAGAGTAATTGATTTTTTGATCTCATTTCTGTTCTTGAATTATTTTCCCACATTCAACCTGTCTCACAGCTTACTTTATCCTTTTTttggcccttcacaaaaccactaTTCTTGAATGATTTGGGGAAAAGAAATGGAAATTTGACCAGAACTCATAAATATAAACATAATtaaatttcactttttaaaaaatctactaCAGTACTGAATTAAAATGCTGTTGGATTGGATGGTGGCTGGGCTACCTTCCTTTCCTATTGCattcattttaaaaagttaacatAACCACATAAATTTTAACATATTTCAAAACTAATTTCTTAGTGCTTTGTGCATTGTAAAATGATTGAAGTGTGCCCTACTTCAAACACTCTTGTGGATGTTAATAGTAGTGGCATCTGATGTGATTCCTTTCTAGAATTGTGTTGCGTGGATCAATAAAGTTGTTTTTTTGAAAAAACGTCTGTTTGAGATTCGGTATGCGCTAAAGTCCACTGAATGCTAATAAAATATAAATATGGCATCACAGACACAATTTCTTGTACTTGATCTTTGGTGCTACTTCACAACTTTGAAAATACACACATCGCTTACTTGAGCAGCTGAAAAtaaattttttttgttaatttctgACACTACCTGTTGAAATACTGTAACACTATTTAATTTGAATTAAAAACCACTTAGAAATTGGATTCAAAAGATAGGAAATAGCAGAATTAGTACATAAGATTCATTTTAGTTTACATGGTGAAATTGGAGATTGGATGGTGGACTTGAATTTTGCTTCTTTTCAATTTGTGCAGTGAGATTAGTTAAAGTGACTATAATGCTTgtcaatttttgaagcagtataTATTTTATGATCCTTTCAGAATGTGGAAGAGTTGGAAATAAGAAGTTGGTTTAATAATTATTTTGAACAAAGGTAGTGAGCAAGTTAATATAAAGTGCCAGATGGTGCTTTATTATCCGCAGAATCAAGACATTTACTTTTAATGTAGAATTCCAGCTTGTTGGTCTTTGAAAATCTCAGCTGCAGAATAGTCCACAAATTGTATTTTGTGCCTAGTTAATATGTACTAAAATACACAGATGTAAAATGTGGATCTCGAAATGAGGCTTGTTCATAATTTGGTATTTTACACTCCATGATGAGGAAAGACAAGCATTTTGAGCTAATTACTTTCCTTGATGGAGAGTAACAGAAACCATTTGGAAAGAATCCTCTTTGATCTATTTCCTTACCAACCACTGGTGGCTTGTGGCTAGGATAGCTTGCTGCCACTAGTCGTTATTTATACTCTCCTTAAAACTTAAAACAGGTTAACAGCTCCAAGTAGGAGAGCAGGACAAAAACAATAGCAAATGGTCAACCAAAACGGAAATCtaccaaaatcaaatcaaaatgtggGCAATGATGAACCCCAGTCCCTGCCTCCCCAGCAGCAACTACAACGTCCTCTGCTGTGCCTGCAGACACTTCGTGCTCCCCCTTGAAGGGCACCAGAGAGGGACTTGACCACAGAAGAAGGGCAGACAGTGAGGTACTATGACCCTGTTCGCGACTCTCTCCCTGGACGTGCTGATGGCCATTTTGGCCAGATCCAGGAGCAGGGCTGTGATTTGATTTCCCGCCTATCTGCTCCCACTCTTACCTTCCCACACGGATCGCCCATACAGTAGGAACCTGGAGATTACGTCCAACCAAACTTTTTAAATCCGTCCCTTTTAAAAACTAAACGGGCTTAATTCGCTGTGTGTTTTTGACAGAGTTCCACAGTCAGGAGATTGTCAATGGCTCTAACTGCATACTATGGACATTAACCAGACCCCCTTACTGCCAAGCACATGACATCATCCAGCCTGCCCCTCTGCCATCCAACATGTCCCAGTATTACTCTTTTGTTGGTTTTTGGATATCTACAGACCTGGTGCAGAAACTTTTCAGattcaaattaaaattaaagttATCCTGAGTGATGATACACTCCAGCCACATCGCTGAACTCCGATCCTGTCAAATTTTCCGTGGGTGGACAGAAGACAGACTCCTACAGAGTTTTGGCAAGAAGAGAATCTTATTTTACATAACAAAATGTAGTTTGCTGCATGAAAGCACAGGTACAAATAATCTTAAGTAGTTTGGTATAACTATAACTATCTTGAAGCAAGCACATCACATCTGTCTCTGTTGGAACCTTGTGCAAGACAAACTGTTTCTCCACTCAGAGACTCTGTGACATCATCAGGTTGGACAGAGCTagcacaactgcaaatgtgttgctggtcaaagcacagcaggccaggcagcatctcaggaatagagaattcgacgtttcaagcataagcccttcatcaacgtcgaattctctattcctgagatgctgcctggcctgctgtgctttgaccagcaacacatttgcagctgtgatctccagcatctgcagacctcattttttactcagagcTAGCACAAGTTCTCTTCTCTTTCTGAATCATTATTTGGAACGTCTCTCCCTACCCCTCttatcctccccccccccccaacctctccACAAGCTTTTTACCTCTGTTAACAATTAGATATTATTTCCCATTATCCCATCCACCTGCATGTTTCTGACTTCACAAATTCAGAGAGTCTGGGTATTTCGCAATTCTTCCAAATGCACATTTCCTTTAGACTTGGATCTTTTGCTCAAGGACCATTGCACGTAATTCTGATTCACTGTAAATTATTTCTCCACTAGGGGATCCTTTATCTCTTTGTCCTTCATGGAGGATGTACCTCCTATTGAAGCTGATGGATGGTCCAGTATCTTATCTGAGGATCCTTAATCACCAAATTTAATCCATATTCAGGTGACCTCTTCTCTGCTAACTCAAGTTAGAAGTCTATAATGTCATCTGAGGGACTTTTAATCTCATGAATATCCATTATGGAAGATAGCCGTTGAGTTGAATCTAGCATTTGAATCCTCACTGTACACTGGTTTCTGGACAAAGCAATTGCTTTTTAATTTGGACATAGATTCTCTTTTTGTGAAGTACTCTGCATATCCAGACCAGCAATTTCTTATTTTTGACCATGTCCTGAATATGTGGATGTTGGCGTGTCCAACGTAGCTTaagtaaatctttcccctctatctGCTGATATACCCATGTCAAAATGTACAAGCTCTCCACCCCAACATGATGATTGAGTTGGATGTCTTCATTCATCCTTTCTAGTGAACTAGATATTTTCAGATCACTAGTTACTGTACTGGAGGATTGCTGTTCTCACACTGCTATCTTTGTCACTGCCACTGACCAGTTCTGATTTGAGTAACAATggaattgtttttattcattcacaggatgttgcCATCACTAACTAGGCaatcatccctaattgcccagagggcaaccacattgctgtgagtttggagtcaTGTTGGCCAAACCAAGTaacaatggcagtttcctttcctcagGGAGGACAATAATTAATTGGATGATATTTTTCTGACAatggacaatgatttcatggttgtcattagactcttaattccagatttttttttaaagttgaattcaaattctacagtCTGCCATGGCTGGATTAAACCCAGGTCATGTTACCtaggtctttggattaatagtcgagcAGTAATACCACTAGATCATCACTTCCCCTtttttgagagtgagaaacatttACTCCAGTCCTGTAAAATTTCTAACTACTTCTGTTGACAGTATGAAACGGTTTTCTTGCACCAATGTAGCTAGTCTCACTGGACTCTTTCTATTGTTTGCACTCTCATGAGTCTTATGAGTCTAGGAATCATAATGATATTATCTACTGGTTCACCTTGATGACTTTGTTTCTGAACTGTTTGTTCTCTTgtcacactgctgctgctgctgctgccagaaagtgattg
Proteins encoded in this window:
- the LOC132820228 gene encoding transmembrane gamma-carboxyglutamic acid protein 3; translation: MFLTSKDANSILKRFPRANRFLEEIRQGSIERECMEEICVYEEVKEVFEDNDKTMAFWKEYTSSLYTTPSNNSGLRVERTDAIYVVVPLLGVALLIVIALFVIWRCQLQKATRRRPTYSQSRYLTSRTTRSLPRVLVHRETSHAQTDTSHHEQSSRPPLDRSEPSGPPSNRTLYAQEQSASVSSRLSNATPPPSYEEVTGHVESSGEETSTPYSDPPPKYEEIVRVHPAVSSQNTTNK